The genomic window GccatgattttttttcaagaaAGCGAGGACCTTACCGCAGTTGTCATTTTTGTATGGATAGTGCCCTGGTTAGCATCAACTTCAACTTTGTGTCACCAGCCATCAGTATCGATCATGAGGCGACGAGTTATAAACACGAAACGTACATCGCCGGATCGCCCTTTCCCCCAAAGAGAAAGTGTTACTTATTCTTTTGCAAGCGAGAAAGGATCGAAACGACtgacaaaatatatatgtatccCACAACCGCAGTGTACATCACATTTGTTTATAGTTTATTTATTTTCGGACTTTGCTTAGCTAGTCGGTAATGCAACATGATGAACGGTGCAGAATGGTACGCCACATGCATCCTCTGGATATCGGGTGGGTGAGGATGAGACAAAAGTAAAATCCGGGACATTGACAATCTGATATGCTTCTCCACAACTACTagcgtcacacacacacacaaagaaaaGACTAGCACCAGACCCGGGCCACGCAGAGTTCGCTGTGAGCCTCACCGACTTGTGGTTTGGTCATTCTGAAGACCGGCATTCCTGTTTTTCATCACCGGAAACGCGCAATACCATGACATTTCAGCCTTGAAAACTCTCTACTGCAAACCACGAGCCATTCTTTCAATCTCACACACGTCTGCCTTTGCCGCGCCCGTTTAaaagccgccaccaccaccaccaccaccaccaccagtccaCCACCCACGCAAACGCCAAAGCCGCACGCACACTCACACGCACGTCCAAAGCGAGGCACGGGAGCGCGCTCATGCACATCCTCCGCCTGCTCGCGGCGCGGCGTTtccgccgccgcgccgtgtccaCGATCAGAGCGAGCGCGACGGCGCCGGCCAACCCGTGCGGGTACGGCTACGGCGAGGACGAGGGCCCGTTCTTCGACCTCGACCTGTCGTGctgctccgcctccgcctccgcctccgcgcccGCGTCCAGCGCCGAGTCGAGCTCCGAGTCCGaggactcctcctgcgccggcGAGGTCGACTTCGTCATCCTGCTGCAGCGGAGCTGCTCCGCGTCGCCGTCCTACGACGAGCGCCTCTCCTTCAGCCGCTGCGGGTGGGGGGGAGCGCCCCCGCCGGCCAAATTCTGCGCGTCCGAGCCCGGCGACACCGCGGCACGGTTCAGCACCAGCAGGCGCGGGAAGTTGCGCACTCTCAGCTTCGGATCCGCCAAGGCCGCCTTCTACGGCGGCCGCGCCAGCTTCTCCCGGAGCTCCAACAGCACGCGCTCAGCAAGGCTGTTCGCCGCGTACGCGCACGGCTCGCCGGACCAAGGCCAGGAGGAAGCCAGGAGGGCGCCCTCGGCCGACGTGATCAGGCGGTGCCTGAGCAAGATCTCGAGGCGGTTGCGGAGGGTGGCGCCCGGCGCTGCTGCTTCCGTGGACGTCCGGCTGCGGAAGAGCCGCTCGGTGTCCGCGGCGCAGTCGTCGTCGCCAGCTCGCCGGGACGACTCGCTCCTGGAGCAGCAGGACGGCATCGCAGGCGCCATCGCGCACTGCAAGGAGTCGATCCACCGTGGTGCGTGACCGCTGGCTTCGTTCCTTGCCTCCGTGAACTCGTTGGTTGATGAAGCCATTCTGACGTGCGTTTCACTTTGCTCTGTGCAGCGTCCATGTCGGAGCGCGACTCGTCGCTGCTGCGGTCCCGGAGTGACCCAGGAACGTAAATTGCACCCTCAAAAGCTATTTTCCCCAGTGGGTTCGGATGCTTTGCCACCATTTCGCTTCGGAATCGCGGAGGAAGCGAGGCCGAAGTTTCGCGCTGAATTTCGCAAAGGAAGCAATGGAAGACGAAGTACAaaaaatagttaaaatttgaagaGCGGGCGGTGGTTTAGGAAGCTAGCGAGATCTTCTTTGTGTGTGAGTGAGTTCTTTTCTAAGTAGTTTAGGCGTGGGGAAAGGCCGAAAGAGCTCCTTTTAGGCTCTTTTCGCCACCTCCCACATGTACAAGCGTCGTGGAGTTGTGCCAGTTTAGTCCTACTTTCGTCCGTTTTTTCTGTTCCATATTCATCTTTTCGTCTTGTACAAGAGATTTGTAACACGACCTTCCGTGTGTGTAGTTAGGCACTTCACTCCTAGTACACTCCTAGCCTATTGACACAGAGCATGAATCATGGTGTATCATTGCTTCGATTTCCATGGCCCCGTCTAACTGTCGCTTGAATATGTGCACACGCACACTTACACGTACGACATGTTAAACTTGGGCCTCTTGTGCGTGCAAGAATTTGGCGTACGACATGTTAAACTTCTTGGCTCTTTCGTCTCGTCTAAAAGGAAGCTGTTCTCTTCTTGCTTGTGCCAAGCAAAGCAGAGGGGAAACGGAAGGTTTGGATCTCGGGAAAGCTGAAAAGGCGCTCCTTCCGCGGCGCCATGATGGGTGATGAGCCGGTGCTGGGTGGAGGCAGGGCCGGAAATTGCACAAGAGCAATGGTAGTACTACGTACGATGTGGGTGGTGTGGACAAAGATCTGCGCGTGATTCTCTTGTGAGGAAGGGGTCTCGGCTGCTCGGGGAACCGCGCTGCGCCCATTTCTTTCGGCTTTGTTTACGGCTCCTTTGTTTATCTTCATGCTCGTTTTGCTTTCTTTTGTTGCGCCTTTCGTTTACTTCCTCCTGTTTATCTCCGACCCCATCCCCCACCTCTGCGTCTGTGTGCGAGGCGAAGCGAGGGGGAAAAGGGCCCAAAGCTACACTAGCTTTGACGGACGCCCTGAGGAGGAAAAGGGGGTCGGAAAGATTTGTTTAGTCTGACCTTTGCTTGGCTTTAAGCCTTTAATCTCGTTATAATTAGGAAAGTTAGTTTAAGCACCAAAAGCTGCGTGGCCTGTGCTGTGCCCTGCCGTCAGCATTAGCAGCGAATCCGAGGTGAGGAGGAGAGCTTTGCCTAGCGTGCATCTGAGGCCGCGCTGCGGGGGGCCACGGCCATGATGCCCGTCGGAAAAATTTCTAGTGGTATCTTATGCTATGAAAGGGGAGTTCCGTTCCATTTATGTTTTTATTTTTGGCCTCCTTGGTGTTGGTGGTGCACTTTAACTGATGACAAAACCGCATCCACCCTGCAGAGGCTCGCGAGCGCAATGATGAAATGCCATGCGTAGGATTCGCGGATCTTGACTGCTTGCTTGGAGACGAGCGAAATGCTCTGTTTCTGTTTCTGGAGGGAGGGAAGCTTGTACTACTCCGCGAGgaccatgatggcatctgcaaggagaCACTGAACCCTGCAATCCTTGTGCAATTTCATCTAACGGCCAGCCCAGTTTATGCATGCACGGAACGGACGCCGAGAGCACGTGAACCTGCACACGATTTCTGAAGGAACAGACGTGTACATTACATTCACGTTCCGGGCTACATGCATGGACTGCGTCTTGTTCCTTCCTTCTCGACAGGAACCGGAAGACACGATGGCTGCAACGAAGCAACCAGCAGGCCGCAGCCTCCTTGGATATGCATGCCATGCATGCGTCTCGGTGTAACTAGACCACCGTTCCGTTCGCACCCTCGTTTCGGGATTCCAGGACCAGAGGTGCATGAATCTACAGCAAGGAACGTTGCTTGCTTCTAATCTACAGTACTAGCACGTATAGTGATTTCTAAATGTCAAACGTGCTTCTGTATCACGGACAAGGATGGGACCGAGACGATGATGGGAAGATCTAGCATTCTCCAAACCCAAGAAATTGCTCCGCTCGCGGGTTCCTTCCTTGGGATGCCACACTAACCCTACGGACGGCTGCGGCTccatggcacctagtactacactTCGTGTGTGTATTTGCTTGGCTTGTAAAGGCGGCAAAAACAGTGCCTCTGCCCCCACACATGTAAGAAGAAGAGAAGCAGCCTAGAAACATGAAACCcaccctttcttttccttttgctttcCCAAAGTCTCCTccaattcttttttttttgaaacaaaggCAAAAGACTTGCCTCATTCATTAATAAAGAAGAAGAGTTTTAGAGTACATAATAGTGGCTCCACAACACAGCCCGTCCGGTCTCCTCCAATTCTTGCTCCTTCCCATCCGGGAAGAGAGAGGTGGGCATGCAACCACGCTTTGTCTCCATACCCTGTGTATTCTTCTTGTGACAGTACCAGCTTTTCTTACACGAGGCTTGTCAACGCTTcatctccatcattattcattaaCATCAGTTAAGTGATCCAACTCATATTTGGTCACCACAATACAGATATCCAATTCGGCTCTTGAAGCGTATGCTCCTGTCCGTCCAAAGTACCTTCTGCAAAtgcgattttttttagaaaaaaatttaGATGTATTCATTGTCACACCCAAATGCTACCTGAATTTTTTAATGAAAAACTTAATATTTTGACCCGTTCAAAAAAATAAATTAAACGCCAAATGTGACCTTAAAATGTTACACTTAATTTTGTTTTTTTTACCGACAAAGCATTGTTGTCTCATTTCCcatgaaaattgtcaagcacaCTTGTCATATTAAAACGGCAGGTTCTATAGGACGGTAATTCGACCCGTAATGTTATATGACGCTGAGTGTTGgctgactaaaaggcgacatgttcaacaatttGATGTAGTGtagatgcgcatgttgagatgaATGTGTAGCCACACAAGGAAGGACCGGGTTCGGAATGATGATATATGAGATAGAGTTGGGTAGCACCGATTGAATAGAAGTTTGTCCAACATCATCTTGAGATGGTTTGGGTATATTCAGCGCAGGCTTACAGAACCTCCAGTGCATAGCGAACGACTAAAAAGTGTGCTGATAATGTCTAAGAGAGGTTGGGGTAGGCCGAACTTG from Triticum aestivum cultivar Chinese Spring chromosome 3B, IWGSC CS RefSeq v2.1, whole genome shotgun sequence includes these protein-coding regions:
- the LOC123065443 gene encoding uncharacterized protein, which translates into the protein MHILRLLAARRFRRRAVSTIRASATAPANPCGYGYGEDEGPFFDLDLSCCSASASASAPASSAESSSESEDSSCAGEVDFVILLQRSCSASPSYDERLSFSRCGWGGAPPPAKFCASEPGDTAARFSTSRRGKLRTLSFGSAKAAFYGGRASFSRSSNSTRSARLFAAYAHGSPDQGQEEARRAPSADVIRRCLSKISRRLRRVAPGAAASVDVRLRKSRSVSAAQSSSPARRDDSLLEQQDGIAGAIAHCKESIHRASMSERDSSLLRSRSDPGT